The Candidatus Neomarinimicrobiota bacterium DNA segment AATTTGGCTGCGCTGTCCTATGATTTGTAGCATGCTATATATTTGCATAAAATAAATGGATACATTCAGCCACGCCCTTTGGGGCAGAGGATTGTTTGGATACCGTGGAAAACCGTGGATGGCACTTTTCTTTGGTGCCTTGCCGGATCTTGCTTCTTTTGGTATTCTGATTGTTGTTCGAATTTTATCGGGAGAATTTCAATTCGGTGGCACACCATCAGCCGAGACGATTCCATGGTGGGTGTATATCAATTACGATATATCACACAGTTTTATCAGCGCATTTTTATGTATCGGCATTGTTTATAGATATAGAAAGGATTTGGCCTTTGCCATGCTCGGTTGGCCCTTCCATATTTTGTTGGATTTTCCTTTTCACTCCAAAGCGTTCTTTCCCACAAAACTATTGTGGCCGCTTACTGACTTTTCATTCGATGGTATCCCATGGTCCCGGCCGGAAATATGGTTTCCCAATTTGGCGGGAATTATAATTTTATTTATTTACAGGAAATATAAATCATAACTGTAGAGGCGTCCCTATAAATCGGGACGTCTCTACATCATATTTTAATTAAACTTGCTTAGGATTCCCACCAAGTCTGCAACTCGGTTGGAATAACCCCATTCATTATCATACCAATTCAGTGTTTTGACCAAACTGCCTTCAATCACTTTGGTGAATGGTGCATCAAATATGGATGAATGTGGATTTCCTATAATATCCGTGGAAACAACAGGCAGTGTGGAATATTCAACCACATTACGCATGCCTTTACTTTGGGATGCTACCAAAACAGCTTCATTAATTTCATCTACAGTCACATCTTTACCCAATCGGAATACGCTGTCTACAACAGAACCGTCCGGAACAGGCACACGCATAGCAATTCCATCCAGTTTACCTTTCAATTCCGGCAATACTTTACCCACTGCTTTGGCCGCGCCAGTAGTAGTTGGAATAATATTTTCAGCAGCAGCACGACTGCGGCGCCAATCGGAGTGAGGCACATCCGCCAATCTTTGATCGTTAGTATAAGCGTGGATTGTATTAATCACCCCATATTCGATGCCAAAATTGTCATTCAAGATTTTCGCCATAGGTGCCAAACAATTGGTGGTACAACTGGCATTAGAAATAATCTTATGATCAGCAGTTAAGCCACCATCATTCACACCGATAACCAAAGTATAGTCAATTTCATCCTTAGATGGTACCGTAAGAATAACACGTTTGGCGCCAGCATCAATATGCTGTTGAATCTGAGATCGTTCACGGAAGATACCTGTTGCTTCAATAACCACATCTACATTTAAATCATTCCATGGCAATTGTGAGGGATCCCTTTCAGCCACCATTTTAATCTTGTTATTCGATGTTTTCATTACATCACCATCCAGGGTAACCGTATCCTCGAAACGACCCATCACTGTATCATATTTCAACAGGTAAGCAAGGGCATCGTTATCAGCAATATCATTGATAGCTACAACAGAAATATTTTCCCTACTATTAAGGATTCTGAATACAGAACGGCCAATGCGTCCAAATCCATTTATCGCAACTCTCATATTAAGACTCCCCCAAGGATGCGTAAGCATCGGCTAATTCTAAAATTCGATTGGCAAATCCCCAACCATTATCAAACCAGGAAATTGTTTTTAACAGTTTTCCAGATGCCATCATTGTGGCTTGGCTGTCAAAAACCATGGTGTCGCCACTACCAATGGCATCACTAGAGACTATTGGATCTTCTGTATATCCAATAATATCCCGCAGGCCATTTTCACTGGCAGCTTTAAAGGCGGCATTGACTTCTTCAATTGAAGGCATTTTTTCCATTTCTGTGGTAAGGTCGATACATGAGCCATTGGCCACGGGAACATTGATGGCCATGCCGGTGAGTTTGTTCTTGAATTGGGGCATGAGTTGGGAAACGTAATCCGGTGCCCATGTTTCATTGGGAATGATATTCTCAACAGCAGACCGACTTCGGCGTAAATCAGAACGGGCGGCATCGGCCAATGGCTGATCCGATGTATAAGCGTGAACAGTTGTCATCATAGCCTGTTTCACACCAAATGCATCGTCTAAAACTTTGAGCATAAGAGCCAAAACTTGTGTCGTGGCGGAGGTAGTTGAAATAATCTTGTCATCACCATGGATTTCTCCATCATTCAATCCTTTGATAATGATACGGTCAACTTCATCAATGGGCGGTTTTGATACCAATACCCGCTTGGCACCTGCATCCAAATGGAGTTGAAGTTTATCCCGGTGACGGTAAGCGCCAGTGGTGTCAATGACCACATCTACATCAAAGGCATCCCAGGGGATTGTCCCTGGTGTTCCACCGGCCAATAGCCGAACGGAATGATTATCATACTTAAGGTAATTACCATCCAATGCAATCTCATCATTCATTGAACCATGGATTGAATCACGAACCAATAGGTAATGCATTGCTTCTACATCACCAAGGTCGCTAATAGCAACGAAGTCGAATTTGGGGTCTCTATAGCCTAAACGGAAAATATTCCGACCAATGCGGCCAAAGCCAAAAAGCCCCACTCTTAAAGGTTTATTCATAGAATATCCTAATATTTTTAAGTGGTTTTTATAATTTTATTAAAATGCTACACCGTCGACCAGTAAAGTTACTTCAATTTTATTTATGAGTAAAAGCATTAAAATTAAATTCGGTATAAACTTTATTTATAATCTAAAAATAAAATTGGATGCACAGAAGACAGCGCGTATTTAATTGAATAAAAAAAGTTAATTCAAAATTAACAGGGTTCCTTATACATGCTGTCATAGACTAATTCCACCTTTTTTATTGTCCCTGTATCAAGGCAATAAATATCACATTCGGCAAATGGTTTTGCATAAATATGTAAGCTAACTGCTGGTTGTTCAAACACATTTTCTACAGAGTGAATTTCAGCTGGTCCGTCCAAATAGCCCTTTTCACCTTTTACCAAATCTAGCATCGAAAGGGTGAGAGGCTTTTCAGAATCCAATTGATAATTGCACACTTGCAATGCACCTGCTTCTACTCGCATCCAGCATTTTTCACCTTCATGACCGTGGATGGGTGCCTTCTGACCTGCTTGCCAACAAACGATTATAATTTCAAAGTCATCGTCTTTGTGTACCAGGTGGCGGGCATATTTATCTATTTTGAATTTTTTATAATCATTCAGATCTGTTTCGGACAATATATATTGCCTTAATAGTTTAGAAATTTCCGGTACAGGAAAATCCTGACGGGCATATTCTTTTAATTGGCTGATTAATTTTTCCATAAATTTATTCTTTCTATATTATTATAACTTAATCTTCAAAGAATAATCCTACTCCATCAGTAGGCAAATCTTGAAAGACAATTAAGTTTTACCATAGATCCTAATTTTGATGAATCATTATCAAACATAAGATACATAATCCGGTATATAGGCTTCTTTTCGAATGGTTTGCTCAATATTTTCAGGCCTGGGAACTTGTGCTAAATTATTATCAAACACGTATTCTGCAATAGCTATTGCAATCTGAATTGAGATTTCACGAATATTAGTTAATGGTGGATAAAGCCGTCCTTCATCAAAATCGGAAAAACTAACCATGGCCCCCAAGGTTTGAGCCGCAATAATTAACATTTCATCGACCACACGAGAGGCTCTTGATATGACGATTCCCATGCCCAGACCAGGAAAAATATATGCGTTATTTCCTTGCCCAGAATAAAATGTTTTCCCCTTGAATTTTACTGGATTAAAGGGACTTCCACTGGCAAATAAAGCCTTTCCGTCTGACCATTTATAAGCTTCTTCTGCAGTACATTCAGACTTAGTTGTGGGGTTAGATAAAGCAAAAATAATTGGATTCTCATTATTTTTAGCCATTGCTTTTATAACTTCTATTGTAAACACATTTGGTTGACCAGCTACACCAATAATTACAGTAGGTTTTATTTTTTTTACTACCTCAAGAAAATTGGTTTCTCCCGTTATTGAATGGGCAAACTTTTCTTTATTCACGGTTAAATGATCTCGCCCTTTTACCACTAATCCCCGAGAATCAAATAGATATATATTCTCCCGTGAATTCTGAGGAGAAACGCCTGCCATTTCCTTTGCAGTTGCAATATCCTCTGCAATACCTATTGCTGCTGACCCCGCACCGTAAAATAAAATACATTGTTCTGAAAGAGACGACTCTAGATTTTTCATTGCAGTGAATAACCCAGCTAAAACGACGCTACCGGTTCCTTGGATATCATCATTAAAAGAACAATAATCATACCGGTATTTTTCTAATAATCGATACGCATTTTGATTCGCAAAATCTTCAAACTGAACCAAAGCATTCGGAAATACTTTTGAAACTGCATCCATAAACTCATCTATCAATTGATCAAATTCGTCCCCAACTATTCTTTTATGTCTTAATCCAATATAAAGCGGATCCTCAAGTAGTACATTATTATTAGTGCCCACATCAATTGTGATAGGTATCGTTTTTCTTGGATCGATACCTGCGCAGACTGTATATAAAGATAGTTTTCCTACAGGAATTCCCATTCCATCAGCACCTAAATCTCCTAACCCTAAAATACGCTCACCATCAGTAACAACAATTACATCTATTTCATTTCTTGGCCAATTTTTGAGTATAGTTTCAATACATCCTTTATCGTTATTTGAAATGTACATTCCTCGAGGTCGGCGAAAAATATGACCATATTCCTGGCATGCCTGACCAACAGTTGGCGTATATATAATGGGTAAAAATTCTTCTATCTCATCCATTATTAATCGATAAAATAATGTTTCATTTCTATCCTGCAGAGACATGAGATAAATATATTTTGCCATATCTGTTTCGAGAGATCGAACGGTTGACAAAACCTTCATTTTTTGTTCGGATTGTGTCGAAATATGAGGTGGCAACAACCCTTCTAATTTCAATAATATTCTTTCTTTAGAAGAGAAGGCTGTCCCCTTATTCAATAAAGGATTGTGCAATAAATCCACACCTTTCACATCCTTTTGGATATTTTTCATATTTTTGCTGTAATTCTCATTTTTATCTTATTCTATTTTTCAGAAATACAATCAACTTGATTACATTTCTCCTGCACTAACAGAACTATGCTCATTATCCAACCAGTCTCCAATAAAAGTATGGGCTGATCTCAACTCTTCTAAAGATGCTGCCATTACAACCATATCTTGCTCATGTCCTTCTTGATCCTGGACATAATTTGGTAGTACTCCTCCTATTTTAAATCCTAAATGGGTGTATATATTCATTAAATCTTTTTGGGGGCGCATAAATTTAGTGGTTATTTTTTCGAGTTTTTTACTGTGGGCTATATCAAATATATCTTTAGCCATGGCATATTGAATCCCCTTCCCAAGCTGATCTTTTGGTACTACCATACGTAAATATGCTGAACTACTTTTCCATGAATCAGAACTAATCGCCAAGGATGAATCTCCAACAATTTTACCGTCCATTTCAGCTATCCGCCTTATCACTTTTCCCGACTCTGATTCTTTTGCTCGTTCTATTAAATGATTTTTGTCAGTTACATCACTTCGAAAGTAATTCCGCTTTGATTCAGGTATTTCATTAAAAAATGTTACTGAATTTTGGAAATCCTCCGAAGATAAATCTTTAATCACAATAATAGATTTGTCTTTTAATATAAATGTTTTTGTCTCCATTTAAATAACTCCTGCTAATTCTTGAAGAAGACGCCAATTAGCCAATCGATCAGCTTGGGAAGATTTCATAATGTCATCCGGTTTACCATTCTGGTCAAAATGTTTCGCAAATCGTCCTTCTGATCTGGCAAAAGTTATAAAGTCTGTGGCTTCATCCGTTTTAGGATTCACATACCAATCTTTATTTTTTGCAGGGTTTCCTTGCAGTGAGAGTCGCTCAGAAATGCGCTCCCCTTTTGAAGGATCATAAATAAAAATAGGGAAAGCTCGAGAGTCTGCAGCAAGCTTTGCCTGTTGCATAGCCATATCATCCGCCACACCATGTTCTGGCTGGCAAGTTGTATAAACATTAATGACTGAAGGGCCTGGATATTCATTGGCAGCCATAATTGCCTTGTAAAAATGATTCGTATGAGCAGATGTTGTTTGGGCTACAAATATATCGGGATGCATCATACATAAGTTTGCAATTTCTTTTCGTTTTTCTGTTTTGCCACCGAGGACTTTTCCCACCACCGACATTTTAGCATCCTGACCTGTAAAAGTAGCTGTGGATGTCTGTCCGCCTGTATTTGAATATACTTGCGTATCTAATATGAGTACGTTGATATCCATGCCGGATGCCAACATGCGAGACATTGCTTGGAAACCAATATCTACCATAGCACCATCACCACCAATAGCCCATAGTTTTTTCTCTTGCCATCCCATCTGATCCCAACGCGCTCGGATACCCATAGCATCCGCAGATACATTTTCAAAAAGAGAATTGGTCCAAGGTACTAAAAATGGATTATAAGGATAGGTTGACCCATAAACTGTATTGCATCCTGTAGCTGCAACCAGACCAATACTCTCTTTTCCATAAACAAATCCCGTGGCAGCAAGCATCATCCTCAAGGCTGTTCCCTCTCCACACCCCATACAAGATCCGGCGCCACCAGTATAAAGCATAGAATCGCTGGCAAGCATCATATCTACTAATACTCGTTCGTTTATATATTCTGATGGGGTGTCTCCCAATTCATTAAAAAAATCAAAGGCTGTTTGATAGGTAGGTATTGTATTATCCACTTTGGTAATCATGGACAAGGCTTCATGATCTCCACAGGCATCTACACACTCTGCACATCCTTTACATTTAGTCGGATCAATAAAAATGCCAAACTTTGCCGGTTCTTTCCCTTGTTTCGAAGGCACCTTAGAAAATTTATTGGTATCTGCCCATTGGTTTAATATCCATCCTTTAATTTCACCTGATTCCAATTTGTCTATGGTTTTATTCAGTTGAGATTCAGGAATAGCTTTTCCAAGAATAGCCGTATCAGGGCATTGGGTAACACACTCCATACAAGCAACACAATTATCTGATGTGAATTCAGGAATATCCGGCGCAATATAACTGAAGTCACGAAGCGCTGCTGTTCCTGAAGGGATTATACTCCTCGCTACCGATTCATCTGCTGGAAGACCTTCTTCTGCCGTTCCGTTATTATAAGCACCCACAATTCTTTCATTAAAATCTTCAACATCTAAAACGTTGAAAGCTGTCTTTTTATTTAGTTCTGAAACTTGAATGCTCATGCTACAACTTCCTTTGAATCTTTTTGTTTGACTTCAAAAACTTCATTAAATCCCCGTTTAACTGCATTTAAATTGTCTTGAACAACTTGTTCGCCTCGTTTTCCAAAATATTTTCTCAAAGATTTTTCAACACCATCCATTAAATCATCTTCACTAATATCAGATCGTTCCAAAAAAGGCGTCGCTTTTAAGAAAATCCCTAATAATACAATCCCTTGCATCCTTTGGATTAAATCAGGTCGAGAAGAAACATCTTTCGCAATTTTAACCGTATCCAATGCTAATACTTTAATCTTATTTTTTTTTATGGTTTTTTGGGCCCATTTCGGAAAATCACACCATATTTCACTAGATTCTGTCTTGGGTGACTGAACAAAAAGCATTCCCCCCTCCTGAAGTCCTTTTAGAGGGTTCGCAAGATTAAAAGCATTCACATCATTGAGTGGAACAAATTCAACAAATTCAAGTTCGTTATGGGTTTTTACTCGTTTCGGACTCACAGTTAAATAATATGTTGTTGGAAGCCCTTTTTTCTCCGAACCATATTTCGGATAGGCTTGGACATACATATCAAAAAGATCCGCAACAATTGTTGCGATAATTTTATTGGTGGTTACAGAGCCATATCCACCAACGGAATGCCCCCGCATAGAGAATGTACCATCACATCTTATATCTGTTGATTCACCTGCATTTATAGCGAGATCATGCTGAATGCCAATCGCAAAATACTTTTTATCATCTTTTATCATATTTTCGACTACGGCAATAATGTCATCAGGGCGGACATCTCTAGAACCCAACCCTGCTGAACCTGAGTAAATCTTTGGTACTCTAATTTTTCCACTTTCATCTGGCTGAAGATTATCTGCGAAGGACGATTTAATCTCCATAGTGAGCGGGTTACTTTCAGCCAATGGATTATCCATCCTTTCTAACACAGAAAATGCATTTACATTTTTTAATGCTTCTACAATTTGTTTTCCAGGAAATGGACGAAATGATGTCACATGAACAATCCCTACTTTAATATTT contains these protein-coding regions:
- the gap gene encoding type I glyceraldehyde-3-phosphate dehydrogenase, with protein sequence MRVAINGFGRIGRSVFRILNSRENISVVAINDIADNDALAYLLKYDTVMGRFEDTVTLDGDVMKTSNNKIKMVAERDPSQLPWNDLNVDVVIEATGIFRERSQIQQHIDAGAKRVILTVPSKDEIDYTLVIGVNDGGLTADHKIISNASCTTNCLAPMAKILNDNFGIEYGVINTIHAYTNDQRLADVPHSDWRRSRAAAENIIPTTTGAAKAVGKVLPELKGKLDGIAMRVPVPDGSVVDSVFRLGKDVTVDEINEAVLVASQSKGMRNVVEYSTLPVVSTDIIGNPHSSIFDAPFTKVIEGSLVKTLNWYDNEWGYSNRVADLVGILSKFN
- a CDS encoding type I glyceraldehyde-3-phosphate dehydrogenase, with product MNKPLRVGLFGFGRIGRNIFRLGYRDPKFDFVAISDLGDVEAMHYLLVRDSIHGSMNDEIALDGNYLKYDNHSVRLLAGGTPGTIPWDAFDVDVVIDTTGAYRHRDKLQLHLDAGAKRVLVSKPPIDEVDRIIIKGLNDGEIHGDDKIISTTSATTQVLALMLKVLDDAFGVKQAMMTTVHAYTSDQPLADAARSDLRRSRSAVENIIPNETWAPDYVSQLMPQFKNKLTGMAINVPVANGSCIDLTTEMEKMPSIEEVNAAFKAASENGLRDIIGYTEDPIVSSDAIGSGDTMVFDSQATMMASGKLLKTISWFDNGWGFANRILELADAYASLGES
- a CDS encoding cysteine dioxygenase family protein; the protein is MEKLISQLKEYARQDFPVPEISKLLRQYILSETDLNDYKKFKIDKYARHLVHKDDDFEIIIVCWQAGQKAPIHGHEGEKCWMRVEAGALQVCNYQLDSEKPLTLSMLDLVKGEKGYLDGPAEIHSVENVFEQPAVSLHIYAKPFAECDIYCLDTGTIKKVELVYDSMYKEPC
- a CDS encoding NAD-dependent malic enzyme, with amino-acid sequence MKNIQKDVKGVDLLHNPLLNKGTAFSSKERILLKLEGLLPPHISTQSEQKMKVLSTVRSLETDMAKYIYLMSLQDRNETLFYRLIMDEIEEFLPIIYTPTVGQACQEYGHIFRRPRGMYISNNDKGCIETILKNWPRNEIDVIVVTDGERILGLGDLGADGMGIPVGKLSLYTVCAGIDPRKTIPITIDVGTNNNVLLEDPLYIGLRHKRIVGDEFDQLIDEFMDAVSKVFPNALVQFEDFANQNAYRLLEKYRYDYCSFNDDIQGTGSVVLAGLFTAMKNLESSLSEQCILFYGAGSAAIGIAEDIATAKEMAGVSPQNSRENIYLFDSRGLVVKGRDHLTVNKEKFAHSITGETNFLEVVKKIKPTVIIGVAGQPNVFTIEVIKAMAKNNENPIIFALSNPTTKSECTAEEAYKWSDGKALFASGSPFNPVKFKGKTFYSGQGNNAYIFPGLGMGIVISRASRVVDEMLIIAAQTLGAMVSFSDFDEGRLYPPLTNIREISIQIAIAIAEYVFDNNLAQVPRPENIEQTIRKEAYIPDYVSYV
- a CDS encoding GNAT family N-acetyltransferase, with translation METKTFILKDKSIIVIKDLSSEDFQNSVTFFNEIPESKRNYFRSDVTDKNHLIERAKESESGKVIRRIAEMDGKIVGDSSLAISSDSWKSSSAYLRMVVPKDQLGKGIQYAMAKDIFDIAHSKKLEKITTKFMRPQKDLMNIYTHLGFKIGGVLPNYVQDQEGHEQDMVVMAASLEELRSAHTFIGDWLDNEHSSVSAGEM
- a CDS encoding thiamine pyrophosphate-binding protein produces the protein MSIQVSELNKKTAFNVLDVEDFNERIVGAYNNGTAEEGLPADESVARSIIPSGTAALRDFSYIAPDIPEFTSDNCVACMECVTQCPDTAILGKAIPESQLNKTIDKLESGEIKGWILNQWADTNKFSKVPSKQGKEPAKFGIFIDPTKCKGCAECVDACGDHEALSMITKVDNTIPTYQTAFDFFNELGDTPSEYINERVLVDMMLASDSMLYTGGAGSCMGCGEGTALRMMLAATGFVYGKESIGLVAATGCNTVYGSTYPYNPFLVPWTNSLFENVSADAMGIRARWDQMGWQEKKLWAIGGDGAMVDIGFQAMSRMLASGMDINVLILDTQVYSNTGGQTSTATFTGQDAKMSVVGKVLGGKTEKRKEIANLCMMHPDIFVAQTTSAHTNHFYKAIMAANEYPGPSVINVYTTCQPEHGVADDMAMQQAKLAADSRAFPIFIYDPSKGERISERLSLQGNPAKNKDWYVNPKTDEATDFITFARSEGRFAKHFDQNGKPDDIMKSSQADRLANWRLLQELAGVI
- a CDS encoding pyruvate ferredoxin oxidoreductase; amino-acid sequence: EVLYTISGKRLPVVFHIGARALTSHSLNVHAGHDDVMAVTDTGWGMLFAKNAQETGDLALICRRVAEDTHTPFLNIMDGFLTTHTIENVKLHEPEMMDDFVGKPQDKLVNLMDPYHPIMTGVVQNQDSYMKGKIAQRVYTDKIEQSLLDAMTDFKKLTGREYGMISQYKMNDAEYAIVGMGSMIETAESAVDYLRLEKNIKVGIVHVTSFRPFPGKQIVEALKNVNAFSVLERMDNPLAESNPLTMEIKSSFADNLQPDESGKIRVPKIYSGSAGLGSRDVRPDDIIAVVENMIKDDKKYFAIGIQHDLAINAGESTDIRCDGTFSMRGHSVGGYGSVTTNKIIATIVADLFDMYVQAYPKYGSEKKGLPTTYYLTVSPKRVKTHNELEFVEFVPLNDVNAFNLANPLKGLQEGGMLFVQSPKTESSEIWCDFPKWAQKTIKKNKIKVLALDTVKIAKDVSSRPDLIQRMQGIVLLGIFLKATPFLERSDISEDDLMDGVEKSLRKYFGKRGEQVVQDNLNAVKRGFNEVFEVKQKDSKEVVA